A genome region from Macaca fascicularis isolate 582-1 chromosome 3, T2T-MFA8v1.1 includes the following:
- the ZFAND2A gene encoding AN1-type zinc finger protein 2A isoform X2 encodes MEFPDLGKHCSEKTCKQLDFLPVKCDACKQDFCKDHFTYAAHKCPFAFQKDVQVPVCPLCNTPIPVKKGQIPDVVVSDHIDRDCDSHPGKKKEKVLTHDSL; translated from the exons ATGGAGTTTCCTGATTTGGGGAAGCATTGCTCAGAAAAAACTTGCAAGCAGCTAG atttTCTTCCAGTAAAATGTGATGCGTGTAAACAAGATTTCTGTAAAGATCATTTTACATATGCTGCACATAAGTGTCCGTTTGCATTCCAGAAG GATGTTCAGGTCCCGGTATGCCCACTCTGTAATACTCCCATCCCAGTGAAAAAGGGCCAGATACCAGACGTGGTGGTTAGCGATCACATTGACAGAGACTGTGACTCTCATcctgggaagaagaaagagaag